One stretch of Astatotilapia calliptera chromosome 3, fAstCal1.2, whole genome shotgun sequence DNA includes these proteins:
- the cyp17a2 gene encoding cytochrome P450 17A2 isoform X1 has product MLTCLLSFLSPSLSPSVLITLFTVVVVVLFLTTCRLVPVTEPSARGSIPCLPRLPFLGSLPWLGGGLPPHLLFTQMSHRYGPLFGLYLGPHYTVVINSHQHAREVLMQKGKDFAGRPSMVTTNLLTRGGKDIAFSDYTPLWKHHRRLVHNSFTLFGEGTTRLQDIVLSEVDSLCVELLSSEKQGFDPSSAVTRAVTNIICTLVFSATYRHGDAELQEVIQYNNGIVETIARGGLVDIYPWLKVFPNKSLSKLKKCITIRDQLLTRKLQEHKLSRSDGEPRDLLDALLKGQTGGQGQKSSEPKDDELTDDHVLMTAAETFGAGVETTSTTLLWILAYLLHHPEVQERVQKELDEHVGSERTVTISDRGQLPYLNSVINEGMRIRPVSPVLIPHTAMTNSSIGGHIVSKGTRVLVNMWSIHHDPHHWDKPDLFKPERFLDHRGQQVTPSSFLPFGAGPRVCVGKSLAILELFLFLSSLLQRMSFRVPHGAPLPNLQGRLGVVLQPLPFKVVVIPRAGWEDGGK; this is encoded by the exons ATGCTCACCTGTCTCCTCTCATTCCTGTCTCCttcgctctctccctctgtccttATCACCCTTTTTACTGTCGTAGTGGTCGTCCTGTTCTTGACCACATGCCGGCTCGTTCCTGTAACCGAACCCTCGGCTCGGGGCTCCATCCCCTGCCTGCCACGGCTCCCCTTCCTGGGCAGTCTCCCCTGGCTTGGAGGAGGCCTCCCACCTCATCTCCTCTTCACGCAGATGTCCCACAG GTATGGGCCTCTGTTTGGGCTCTACCTCGGTCCTCactacactgtggtcataaacaGCCATCAACATGCCAGAGAGGTTCTGATGCAGAAAGGCAAGGACTTTGCTGGACGGCCGAGCATG GTCACCACCAACCTGCTGACCAGAGGAGGCAAAGACATCGCATTTTCAGACTACACCCCTCTCTGGAAGCATCACCGTCGCCTCGTCCACAACTCCTTCACTCTGTTCGGAGAAGGAACAACTCGATTGCAAGACATCG TTCTGTCTGAGGTGGACAGTCTGTGTGTTGAGCTGTTGTCCAGCGAAAAGCAGGGGTTTGATCCATCCTCTGCAGTAACCAGAGCCGTCACGAATATTATTTGCACACTAGTGTTCAGTGCCACCTATCGACACGGCGATGCTGAGCTGCAGGAGGTGATTCAATACAACAATGGGATTGTGGAAACAATTGCCAGGGGAGGACTGGTTGACATCTACCCCTGGCTGAAG GTATTCCCCAACAAGTCTCTCAGTAAATTGAAGAAGTGTATCACTATCAGAGACCAACTACTGACCCGCAAACTGCAGGAACACAAG TTATCAAGAAGTGACGGAGAACCACGTGACCTCCTGGATGCCTTGTTAAAGGGCCAGACTGGTGGGCAGGGTCAAAAATCTTCGGAGCCAAAAGACGACGAGTTAACTGACGACCATGTCCTGATGACAGCGGCCGAGACTTTTGGAGCTGGAGTGGAGACAACATCCACCACACTACTGTGGATTCTGGCCTACCTGTTGCATCACCCTGAG GTCCAGGAGCGCGTGCAGAAGGAGCTGGATGAGCATGTTGGCAGTGAGCGGACTGTGACCATATCAGACCGTGGTCAGCTGCCGTACCTGAACAGTGTCATTAACGAGGGCATGAGGATCCGGCCAGTGAGTCCCGTGCTGATTCCACACACCGCTATGACCAACAGCAG CATTGGAGGCCACATTGTCAGCAAAGGGACACGTGTTTTGGTCAACATGTGGTCGATTCACCACGACCCCCATCACTGGGACAAACCTGATTTGTTCAAACCAG AACGTTTTCTTGACCACCGTGGTCAGCAGGTCACACCCTCCTCTTTCCTTCCATTTGGGGCGGGACCTCGAGTCTGCGTTGGCAAATCACTGGCTATCCTGgagcttttccttttcttgtccTCTCTGCTCCAGCGAATGAGCTTCAGGGTGCCACATGGTGCTCCTCTGCCCAACTTGCAGGGACGGTTGGGTGTGGTGTTGCAGCCATTGCCTTTTAAAGTTGTTGTTATTCCCAGGGCTGGATGGGAGGATGGAGGAAAATGA
- the cyp17a2 gene encoding cytochrome P450 17A2 isoform X2: MPARSCNRTLGSGLHPLPATAPLPGQSPLAWRRPPTSSPLHADVPQVTTNLLTRGGKDIAFSDYTPLWKHHRRLVHNSFTLFGEGTTRLQDIVLSEVDSLCVELLSSEKQGFDPSSAVTRAVTNIICTLVFSATYRHGDAELQEVIQYNNGIVETIARGGLVDIYPWLKVFPNKSLSKLKKCITIRDQLLTRKLQEHKLSRSDGEPRDLLDALLKGQTGGQGQKSSEPKDDELTDDHVLMTAAETFGAGVETTSTTLLWILAYLLHHPEVQERVQKELDEHVGSERTVTISDRGQLPYLNSVINEGMRIRPVSPVLIPHTAMTNSSIGGHIVSKGTRVLVNMWSIHHDPHHWDKPDLFKPERFLDHRGQQVTPSSFLPFGAGPRVCVGKSLAILELFLFLSSLLQRMSFRVPHGAPLPNLQGRLGVVLQPLPFKVVVIPRAGWEDGGK; this comes from the exons ATGCCGGCTCGTTCCTGTAACCGAACCCTCGGCTCGGGGCTCCATCCCCTGCCTGCCACGGCTCCCCTTCCTGGGCAGTCTCCCCTGGCTTGGAGGAGGCCTCCCACCTCATCTCCTCTTCACGCAGATGTCCCACAG GTCACCACCAACCTGCTGACCAGAGGAGGCAAAGACATCGCATTTTCAGACTACACCCCTCTCTGGAAGCATCACCGTCGCCTCGTCCACAACTCCTTCACTCTGTTCGGAGAAGGAACAACTCGATTGCAAGACATCG TTCTGTCTGAGGTGGACAGTCTGTGTGTTGAGCTGTTGTCCAGCGAAAAGCAGGGGTTTGATCCATCCTCTGCAGTAACCAGAGCCGTCACGAATATTATTTGCACACTAGTGTTCAGTGCCACCTATCGACACGGCGATGCTGAGCTGCAGGAGGTGATTCAATACAACAATGGGATTGTGGAAACAATTGCCAGGGGAGGACTGGTTGACATCTACCCCTGGCTGAAG GTATTCCCCAACAAGTCTCTCAGTAAATTGAAGAAGTGTATCACTATCAGAGACCAACTACTGACCCGCAAACTGCAGGAACACAAG TTATCAAGAAGTGACGGAGAACCACGTGACCTCCTGGATGCCTTGTTAAAGGGCCAGACTGGTGGGCAGGGTCAAAAATCTTCGGAGCCAAAAGACGACGAGTTAACTGACGACCATGTCCTGATGACAGCGGCCGAGACTTTTGGAGCTGGAGTGGAGACAACATCCACCACACTACTGTGGATTCTGGCCTACCTGTTGCATCACCCTGAG GTCCAGGAGCGCGTGCAGAAGGAGCTGGATGAGCATGTTGGCAGTGAGCGGACTGTGACCATATCAGACCGTGGTCAGCTGCCGTACCTGAACAGTGTCATTAACGAGGGCATGAGGATCCGGCCAGTGAGTCCCGTGCTGATTCCACACACCGCTATGACCAACAGCAG CATTGGAGGCCACATTGTCAGCAAAGGGACACGTGTTTTGGTCAACATGTGGTCGATTCACCACGACCCCCATCACTGGGACAAACCTGATTTGTTCAAACCAG AACGTTTTCTTGACCACCGTGGTCAGCAGGTCACACCCTCCTCTTTCCTTCCATTTGGGGCGGGACCTCGAGTCTGCGTTGGCAAATCACTGGCTATCCTGgagcttttccttttcttgtccTCTCTGCTCCAGCGAATGAGCTTCAGGGTGCCACATGGTGCTCCTCTGCCCAACTTGCAGGGACGGTTGGGTGTGGTGTTGCAGCCATTGCCTTTTAAAGTTGTTGTTATTCCCAGGGCTGGATGGGAGGATGGAGGAAAATGA